The nucleotide sequence ATCCGGCACCCAATGTCAACGCCCACAGCATAAGGAATGACGGCATTATCAGTAGCAAGCACGCCGCCGATAGGCAAGCCATAGCCGTGGTGAGCGTCGGGCATGAGGGCACCGGCCACGGTGACGGGCAGTTTCATGGCCGTTTCCATTTGGTGAATAGCTCCGTGCTCGATGTACTCAGCTCCGAACACGGCGTACTCCTTGCGCTCGGCGAGAGCAATGTGGCGGCTGGGCGGTGGCAACAAGGCAGCCGCCGTATGGCTCCAGTCGAGGTCGGTGAGGAAATCGTTCGGGGTATTGAGTAGGCGCTGCAACAGTGCCAGTTGGTCGGTTTGCGAGAGTTTTTTGAGGTGCTTGCGCTGCAGTTGTGCTAGCGCCAGCCCGATGGCCCGTCCTTCCGGGAAGCCAAGCTGCCGGAGGTCGTTGCCACGTAAAAGATTGCCCATATAGAGGGGGGTTGATTGTTTGTTGATGATTGTGGGAAGGCAGCTATGCTAGCTTGTAAAAGCATGGCGACCTTCTGATTGACACTTATTTCTTCTCTAGGCGCTGGAGCAACTAACAGCCCGCGCAACGGGCCAAGCGGCCCGACTTAATAGAGTCGGAGTAGCGCGCACCTACGGCATCCGGCCCAGAGAAGTAGAAATCGGGAAAGGCAACCATCGGCTAGCCGCTTGGATTTTCAGACGAAGTAAGACTAACCTACGACACCCTCCCTTTCTCTGAAATAAACCGACAGGGCAACGGGCACAAAGCCCACTGATTGTGCTTAACCAACTGAGCTACTGCCTTGCGGCAAGTGGGACTTGAACCCACGACCCCATCGTCCCAAACGAAGTAAGGCTTCGCTACGGCACCTGTCGGGTAGTATTTATGTACGGGGCAACAAGCGCCAAGCCTCCTGATAACCTGCTCTGCCAGTTGAGCTACAGCACCACCGAAGGGGCAGCACCAGCAGGACTCGAACCTGCAACCTGGGCAATGGAAATGCGAAGTATGGCCCGGCTACGGCACCCGTACAAGACAATAAAGTAATGGGGTAACATGCGGTGGCCGTTTTTATAGCGCGTCTACCAGTTTCGCCACTCACAGCTTTGCGAGCTATGAGGCAGGACTCGAACCTGCACATCTTTACAGAACTACACCGAAGTATCGGCTACCTACGACACCCATTCCGAGGAACTGTTTTCCTTAAGATTTCGCGGCTTTCTACTAGGGCAACAGGCGCTAGCCACTCGGTTTTGCCCTACCAATTTCCGGCGCAATACGTTACCGCATCACTTCGGGAGTCGAACCCGCGACAAGAACCTATGTGGTGGCGAAGTAAGGCCAGCTTACGGCACCTAGTTGAAAGCCTTGGAAACCAAGGAAAAAATCTGCTGGGGTGAAAAGCGCGAAGCGGTGGCCGAAGCCTTTCTGCTCTACCAAACTGAGCTACAGGCCCGGTTTGTATGCGAACTGGACCTGATACGATTCGAACGTACGACCCGAAGGAATGCTTTGCAACGACACCCAGCAGGGTGATTTTCAGCTGAACCCACCAACTTCGGGGCAACAGGCGGCCGGCGTATTGTTCACGGCCGAAGCCGCGAAGTGGGACTCGAACCCGGCAAACCTTCCAAAGAGGATTTGCTTCACCAGCGAAGTAACGCCCGCCTACGGCACCCGAAGTGGTGGCTCAGCTGTTTGGAACGGCAAGCCGAAGCCATGTGCCTCGGCCAGCTGCCGTTCCGGCTGGCGGCTGCCGTAAGCTGGTCAGCCGCCAGCCCAATTATAATAACGCAAGAATTAACATGATTATTGAGTGTTTTATGAAATAAATGTTTCCATTGATTTCTGTTGAGTTTACCTCCACACACTTCAGCTTCAATTACTATCCGTTCTATTACCCTGTTGCGGGCAGTTAGCTCTTACGCCGACACCGTTGCAAAGGCTTTTTCAAACGCCGAAAGCGTTTCGTGTGGCGGCTTAGGGTCAAACACAGCAAAGTCGATGCGTTGGAAATGGCCGCGGATATTGGGTTCAGCTACAGCCGTTGCAAACAAACTAGCTATCTGCTGCGGGCTGTTTTGAAATACGCCGCAGCCCCAGGCTCCTAGCACGAGCACCTCGCACTTGTGAGAGGCAGCTATGGCCAGCACTTGCCGGATGCGCCGTTGCATGGTGGGCACCAGTTCGGGCAGCAGTTCCGGGTTGTTTCGGCTTAGAGCCCCCGCGTTGACGGCCGGGGACGTAATGAAATCAATCTGCACCGGTTGCGAAAGCCAGTTCCCGGCATCGTCGCGGAAGACGGGCACGCCAGGCGAATAGATGGCATGGTCGCTGTAGAGGCCAGTGTGGGCGGTGAGCGTGTTATGGCTGTACATTTCCCGGAATTGCTTTAGGCACGGATACAGCCCCGAAGAGCGGGCCAGGCTTTCTTCCTGGGCCTGACTGCCGCCCAAAAAGCCGCCACCCGGGTTGCGGGCCGAAGCAAAGTTCAGGCAGCCCACTCGCTTGAATTCTGCGGCGAGTTTGGTTGCGGCTTCGAGCGTAGTAGCCTGGTACACCCGGATTGGAGCTGGTTGGCCGGCAACTGGTTGAAACACCTCAAGCAACTGCGGCACGTCGGCAGGTTTGTACAGCACGCTTCCTTGCTCGGCTGCTTGTTGCCAAGGCGTCAGGTCGATGGTTCCGCCTGCGGAATTGCTGTAGCTGCCGCGTTGTAGGGCATCTAGGGTTTCGCGGGCTATGTGTCGGCGGTTCATGGTAGAAAGAGAAAGTATTCGGGCAGTTACCCGGGAGTGGCGGCAGCTTGTACTGGGTCGGATGCCACTCCCGGGGCCGCATAGTTTAAAACTCAATGGCTTCGATTTCCGTGAGGGCGGAGCCGCCGTTGTCGAGGGCTTCGAGCACGCCAAACACTTTGTCGGACCAGCCAGCTATCAGGGCCACTCCGTCTTCGGCGCGTACGTCGAGGGGGGCGGTGCCGTGGCCGGCGAGGTCGAAGAGGTACAGGCGAGCCTGGGGCGCCACAGTACGGCGGTATTCTGCCCATTCCTGGGCTAACGTGCCACCGTCGGCGTTGCTGTTCCAGAGTTGCACGTCGGTGAACAGCATCACTTTATCAACCACTTCCTGGCGCTGGCGCAGGTCGCGCACCACCAAGTAGCCGTTGGTGCTGTAGCCTACCTCGCCTTCGCGGCGGTAGAACTCGTCCACGTTGCGCAACACCGGGCCGCGGGGCATGCTGATGCGCTTCCACGTGTCGCCGAACATGCCGGCCGTGACGTGCTGGCAGCGGCTTTGGAGCAACATTCCCAGCACCAAGCTCACATCGTAGAGCAGCACTTTGCTGCGCGGCGAAATGGGCGTTTGCATGGAGCTCGACACGTCGCAGGCCACTACCACGCGGGTTTCGGGGCCGAAACCACGCAGGTTGGCAGCACTGTACGAAATGGCATCTTCCAGCGCCGTAAGCACCGCCGATACGTGGCCGTTCTGCAACGCTTTCACCTCCCGGTAAGCGGCCAAGTAGCGGAACGGCAACTGCTTGCTGCGCGCCACTGCGGCCCGGTCTGAGAGGGCTGCGCACACCTCTACCACTGCCTCCGCCGACACGCCGGCTTCGAGGATGTTGCGTAGGTTGCGCAGCAAGGCCATGTAGCCCAGCTTGCCGCTAGCAATCAGCGTTTCCCACTTCTCTTGAAAAGCCGCCGTGCGCTCTTCTTGCGTGGCGTAGGTGGCCTGCCCTAGCGCCGACAACTCGGTTTCCCAGGTGTAAGGCGTGGGCAAGGTGCCCGCCACCAACTGGTTGAACAGGGCTTGCTGCGCCTCGTTGCGAGGCGTGGGGTGCACCAAGAACAGCGCGTCGCGCAACCGCACGGCACCGGCTCGGTCGTACTTAGCCAACTGGTAGCCGTCGAAACGGTTGAAGCTAACGGCCAAGCCTTTCTGGAGCTGCTTGGAGAGGCGGTTGAGGGTTTTCACCCCGGTGCGCTGGTTCACCTGCGCATAGCATGCCAGCAACTCCGTGATTTCATCGGGGCGCTGCACGATGCGGGCCACCAAGCGGCTCACGAGGTTGTCGCCGCGGTGCAAACGCGCCAGTTCTACGGCCAACACCAGCGGCACCGAACGCAGGTACATCTGCTCACGAGCGTATACCGCCAATTGCGCCACAAACGTGGGGTCGTTGCGGGCCACCAACTCGCGCAAGCGGGCCAGCCGCGTGTCGGCTTTCTCGTAGAACTGGTCGCTGAGGGCGGCCGTAGCTACGGCGGCGTACAGTTCCAATTGCGGCGTGAGCGTGAAGGCGGGTGCACCCTCGTGGTTCACGGTGTTAGGTTGAGCTTTGCGGAAAGTAAAGTTGAAACGCATGGCGGTTGATTGCTGCTTGTTGGATGGTTGATTGTTTGACGGGCACTACTTGGCGCTGGTAGCCGGCGGTTTGTTTTGCGGTTGTCCTGCATCGCCGACCTTTTCACGCTACTCCCCAAGCAAGTGCTTGGGAACCAGCAGGCGGTTTTCGGTAGCCCAACGCCGAATCCAGACGCCTTCCTCATCGTTGGGGCGGCGGTTGAACAGCCCACGGGCCTGCACTATCGTGCGGTTGGCTTGTACTTCCAGCGTCACGGCGCGGGTACCGTTGAGGGTGAGCGAGAAAATAGCGCTACGCCCCCGCCGACAGGAATCGAAGTAGGAAGCCACGCAGTGCCGCAGGGTGCGCCCCTCATCGAGCAGGTTCCAGTAGGTGCGCAACTGGGTGATACGCACTGGGCACTTGCTCCCTCCGGAAAAGTCCGGTACTGGTAGCGGCACCCAGGTGGTATCCAGCGTTAGGGTGGTTTCAGGCACCCGGTACGGAGCCTGAGCTAGCTCGCGGTGCCACTGCGCCGTTTGCGTCAGTACACTGCTCATCGAGCGACCCTTCAAGGAAAAGCCCGGCTGAGCTGGTTCATCCTTGATGCCTACCGCGCGCTTCTGATGAATCCAGTCGCACACGGGCCCCAGTTGGTAGGGGTCGACCATGGGTGTGGCGGCAAAGAAGTCCACCACCCGCAGCCAAAACTCGTCGTCGCGCCCCAACTGGCGGCTCAGGCGGGAGTCGAGCACCGGCCCGAGCCAAGCCAGCTGGTCGCGGGCTGCGAGTTGGGCGTAGCGCAGGGCATGCAGAAAAGAATACCCCGCCGGAGCCAGGCGCAGGTGGTGTTCTACCTTGCGGCTAAGCGGCACCGGCAGCCCCCGAAAGGTGCGCAATGCCCCACCCCGCCCTAAGTGCACAGTTAGCTCCGCAATGTTGAGGCCATCGTGCAGGCGGCCGGCAGTCCAGGAGTTGATAACCCAGGCTGGTATGTCGCCATAGTGGTCGAAAAGGTGGCGCACCAGGCTTTCCAGCTGCCGAAAAGGGTTCCGGCTGCGGGGCTGCCAGTCGGTGAGTTCCCGGCAGCGCTGGGGCAGCCACCGGGCCACTGCCGCCAAGGCCGGGGCCAGTTCGGGGCGCCAAAGTAGTTCGGTACGCTTAGTGGCCAGGCCACGCAATAGACTAGCACATTGGGTGCGCTGCTGCTCTTTCTGTTCGTGGATACAGTGCCGGTAAAACTGCGCCAGCGCTGAATTATCGCCCAACTGGGCATTGATAACGGGCAGCGAGCCGTAGAGCGAAAACAAGTATTCCACCTGTTGAGGGAGCGGCCAGCGGCGCCAGTCGAGGCGCTTGGCCGCAGAGAGTACTATCCGCGCCTGCTGGGCTTCCCAGGCGGCGTGGGATAAGGGTTTGAGACGGTTGGACATCGGGGCAGGTTCCCTTCACGAGGGTGGTTACCGATTGAAAAATCAAACTGAGAAGTGGCCCCGGCGGTGGGTGCACTAAG is from Hymenobacter tibetensis and encodes:
- a CDS encoding TROVE domain-containing protein; this translates as MRFNFTFRKAQPNTVNHEGAPAFTLTPQLELYAAVATAALSDQFYEKADTRLARLRELVARNDPTFVAQLAVYAREQMYLRSVPLVLAVELARLHRGDNLVSRLVARIVQRPDEITELLACYAQVNQRTGVKTLNRLSKQLQKGLAVSFNRFDGYQLAKYDRAGAVRLRDALFLVHPTPRNEAQQALFNQLVAGTLPTPYTWETELSALGQATYATQEERTAAFQEKWETLIASGKLGYMALLRNLRNILEAGVSAEAVVEVCAALSDRAAVARSKQLPFRYLAAYREVKALQNGHVSAVLTALEDAISYSAANLRGFGPETRVVVACDVSSSMQTPISPRSKVLLYDVSLVLGMLLQSRCQHVTAGMFGDTWKRISMPRGPVLRNVDEFYRREGEVGYSTNGYLVVRDLRQRQEVVDKVMLFTDVQLWNSNADGGTLAQEWAEYRRTVAPQARLYLFDLAGHGTAPLDVRAEDGVALIAGWSDKVFGVLEALDNGGSALTEIEAIEF
- a CDS encoding PcfJ domain-containing protein; amino-acid sequence: MSNRLKPLSHAAWEAQQARIVLSAAKRLDWRRWPLPQQVEYLFSLYGSLPVINAQLGDNSALAQFYRHCIHEQKEQQRTQCASLLRGLATKRTELLWRPELAPALAAVARWLPQRCRELTDWQPRSRNPFRQLESLVRHLFDHYGDIPAWVINSWTAGRLHDGLNIAELTVHLGRGGALRTFRGLPVPLSRKVEHHLRLAPAGYSFLHALRYAQLAARDQLAWLGPVLDSRLSRQLGRDDEFWLRVVDFFAATPMVDPYQLGPVCDWIHQKRAVGIKDEPAQPGFSLKGRSMSSVLTQTAQWHRELAQAPYRVPETTLTLDTTWVPLPVPDFSGGSKCPVRITQLRTYWNLLDEGRTLRHCVASYFDSCRRGRSAIFSLTLNGTRAVTLEVQANRTIVQARGLFNRRPNDEEGVWIRRWATENRLLVPKHLLGE
- a CDS encoding TIGR02452 family protein; translated protein: MNRRHIARETLDALQRGSYSNSAGGTIDLTPWQQAAEQGSVLYKPADVPQLLEVFQPVAGQPAPIRVYQATTLEAATKLAAEFKRVGCLNFASARNPGGGFLGGSQAQEESLARSSGLYPCLKQFREMYSHNTLTAHTGLYSDHAIYSPGVPVFRDDAGNWLSQPVQIDFITSPAVNAGALSRNNPELLPELVPTMQRRIRQVLAIAASHKCEVLVLGAWGCGVFQNSPQQIASLFATAVAEPNIRGHFQRIDFAVFDPKPPHETLSAFEKAFATVSA